Part of the Blastocatellia bacterium genome is shown below.
GCAGATGTTCGGGTGATCGATGGCCGAAGCGGCGCGGGCTTCGCGCATAAAGCGGGCGCGGGCTTTTTCGTCGCCGATCAGGTCGGCGGAGAGCGCTTTGATGGCGACGATGCGATGGAGCTTCGAGTCCTCGGCCTTGTAGACGACGCCCATGCCGCCTTTGCCTATCTCCCTGAGAACCCGGTAGTGAAGTATGGTTTTCCCAACCATCAAATTGAACCTGACGACTGACGCCTGGATTCATTATACACGCGCGGCAAGGCTGGGCAAAAGCGCCGGGCCATCTTGCTATCTTGCCGCGCCCATGTCCCGTCCGGTAAAATTATACTTTTGCGTTCGGTGCGAAATTCTCATCTATCCGGGTTGAAGTTTTAATGGCAATAGACCGCATTACAATTCGTGGCGCGCGACAGCACAACCTCAAGAACGTCAGCCTTGAGATTCCCCGCAACCGGCTGACGGTGATCACAGGGCTATCGGGCTCCGGCAAATCCTCGCTGGCTTTCGACACCATCTACGCCGAAGGCCAGCGGCGTTACGTCGAGAGCCTGTCGGCTTACGCCCGCCAGTTCCTCGACCAGTTGGAGAAGCCCGACGTAGACGCCATTGACGGCTTGTCACCGGCCATCTCGATTGAGCAGAAGACGACGACGCGCAGCCCGCGCTCGACGGTCGGCACGGTGACCGAAGTTTACGATTACCTGCGCCTGCTCTTTTCGAGTATCGGCCTGCCGCATTGCCCGCAGTGCGGCCGCCAGATTTCGCGCCAGTCCGCCGACCAGATCGTTCAGCAGATGGCGCACCTGCCGGAAGGCGAGCGCGTGATGATCCTGGCGCCATTGGTGCGCGGGCGCAAAGGCGAGTTCAAGAAGGAGCTGGAAAAGCTCCAGCGCTCGGGCTTCAACCGCGCCCGCATTGATGGCGAGATTCGCCAGCTCGACGAAGAGATCAAGCTCGACAAGCGGCGCAATCATACCATCGAAGTCGTCGTTGACCGGCTGCTGATCAAGGCGGGCGTCCAGAAGCGCCTGGAAGACAGCGTGCAGATTGCCGCCAAGCTCACCGACGGGCTGGTGATGGTTTCGATCATTGATGGCGAAGAGCGGCTCTACAGCGAGAAGATGGCCTGCCCGGAATGCGGCATCTCGATCCCGACCATCGAGCCGCGCTCGTTTTCCTTCAACAGCGTTTATGGCGCCTGTCCCGCGTGTCACGGCCTGGGGACGCGCGCCGAGATCGATCCCGCGAAGATCGTTCCCGACCCGTCGCTGCCGATCAACGATCAAGACCCCTTCCCTGCCGAAGCCGCCATCAGCAATTATCTGCGCGACGTGATGAAGACCCTGGCGCGGCAGTCGGGATTGACCGCCGACCATCCCTTCGCCGAGCTGCCGCAGAAGGCGCAAGACGCATTCTTTTACGGCTCGAAAGAGCGGCTGACTTTGCGTTATGGCAATTACGAATACAAGGCCGAGTGGAAAGGCGCGATTCAATACCTGTCGAGTCGCGAGAGCGAATTCAAAAACGAAGCCTCGTTGAGCGCTTACGAGTCGCTGATCTCGCAGGTCGTCTGCCCCGAATGTGAAGGCAAGCGCTTGCAACCGGCGTCGCTCGGCGTGCGCGTCGCCGGGCGGACGATTGCCGACTACACGGCGCTGCCGATTGCCCAGGCGGCCAGGGTCTTTCAATCGGTCAAGCTCAATGACCGCGAAGAGAAGATCGCCGGCTTGATCCTGCGCGAGATTCGCGCCCGCATGAGTTTTCTCGACACCGTCGGCCTCGGCTATCTGACTTTGGACCGCGCTTCGGCGACGCTGTCGGGCGGCGAAGGCCAGCGCATACGGCTGGCAACGCAGATCGGCTCGCAACTGCGCGGCGTGCTTTATGTCCTCGACGAGCCGTCCATCGGCCTGCACCCGCGTGACAACTTGAAACTGCTCGACACGCTTGAACACCTGCGCGACCTCGGCAATACGGTGCTTGTCGTCGAGCACGACGAAGAAACGATTCGCCGCGCCGATCATGTCGTCGATCTGGGGCCGGGAGCCGGCGCGCACGGCGGCGAGATCGTCGCTGAAGGCACGCCTGCGGAGGTCGCGGCAAATCCGCGCTCGCTGACGGGCCGTTATATTTCAGGCCAGACGCGCATCCCCGTGCCAAAGGTGCGGCGCTCGCCCAACGGCAAAGCCATCAAGGTCATCGGCGCGCGCGCTAACAACCTGAAGAACATTGACGTGACTTTCCCGCTCGGCCTGTTTACGGTCGTCACAGGGGTTTCGGGCTCAGGCAAATCAACGCTGGTTGACGACATTCTCTACCGCAGCCTGGCGCGCAAGCTCTACCGCAGCCTGCTTGAGCCGGGCGAGCACCGCGCCGTGACGGGGCTTGAGAACATAGACAAGATCATCGAGATCGATCAATCGCCCATCGGGCGGACGCCGCGCTCGAACCCGGCGACCTACACCGGGGTATTTACGCCGATCCGCGAGTTGTATGCGATGCTGCCGGAATCGCGCGAGCGCGGTTATAAGCCGGGGCGCTTTTCGTTCAACGTCAAAGGCGGGCGCTGCGAAGCATGTCAGGGCGACGGCATGAAGTGCATCGAGATGAACTTTCTGCCCGACGTTTATGTGCTGTGCGATGTCTGTCGCGGCGCGCGTTATAATCGCGAAACGCTGTCGGTGCGCTACAAGGGGCTATCGATTGCCGACCTGCTCGACACGACGATTGAAGAAGCGCTGCCGATTCTTGAAAACATCCCGCAGATCAAAATAAAGCTGCAAACGCTGATCGATGTCGGCCTGAGTTACATCAAGCTCGGCCAGTCAGCGACGACGCTATCGGGCGGCGAAGCGCAGCGCATCAAGCTGGCGAAAGAGCTGTCGAAGCGCGCCACGGGCCGGACGCTTTATATCCTGGATGAGCCGACGACCGGGCTGCACTTTGAAGACGTGCGCAAGCTGCTCGACGTGCTGCATCAACTGGTGGCGCTCGGCAACACGGTGCTGGTGGTCGAGCACAACCTGGATGTGATCAAGAGCGCCGACTGGATCATTGACCTCGGCCCCGAAGGCGGCGAAGACGGCGGGCGCGTGGTCGCCGAAGGCGCGCCCGAAGAAGTGGCGCGCATCAAGAAATCCTACACCGGGCAAGCCCTGCGCGCCGCGCTCAACGGCCACAGCACTCGCAAGCCGGCGTAATCAGTTTTCTTGTTGACGCCGTGTTTGTGATGCATATCGCTTGTCTTTTATGACTGGTCGCTTTAGGCTAGTTCGTCTTTATGATCGAACGCATCCGGCAGATCGCACACGAGAGCATCGAGACCAAGCGGGCGTTTTTTGCGGCGCACGCCGGAGCGGTCGCACGCGCCGCCGAGGTCTTGACTGAAACGGTTCGCGCCGGCGGCAAGGTGCTTATCTTTGGCAATGGCGGCTCGGCAGCCGACGCACAGCATATCGCCGCCGAGCTGGTGAACCGCTTGAACTATGACCGCCCGCCGATTGCCGCCATCGCCTTGACCACCGACACGTCGATTCTCACTTCGGTCGCTAACGATGCGAGCTTCACTGAACTCTTCGAGCGCCAAGTGCGCGCGCTGGGCCGCATGGGCGACGCGGTGATCGCCATCTCGACCAGCGGCAACTCGCCGAATGTCTTGCGAGCCGCCGAAGCCGCGCGCGAGCTGGGACTGAAAATCATCGCGCTGGCGGGCCGTGACGGCGGGCGGCTCGCGCCGCTCGCGGACGTGGCGCTGGTCGTCGAAACCGCTTCGACGCAGCGAGTACAGGAAACCCATATCACCATCGCACACATCCTGTGCGAGCTGATCGAAGACGCGCTCTACTCGCAAGCGAGGTGACTGTATGTCGCGCTACCGATTCGCGCCGCTCGCCTTCGACCGTATCTCGACCTATCCGCTCGCCTCGCGCCCGAGCAAAGTCACGACGGCAGACTTCGCCCTCCCGCTTCGAGAAGATTCATCACTCAAAGATTTCCTCGCCGGTTTGCCGAACATCCTGGCGGCGCGCGAGCTGAAAGAGCTGGCCGAGCGCCTTCGCGAAGCGCACCGCCGGGAGCGCGCTATCATCATCGGGCTCGGCGGGCACGTCATCAAAACCGGCCTCGCGCCGGTGTTGATCGATCTGATGATGCGCGGGTACGTCACGGCGCTGGCGATGAACCGCGCGGCGATGATTCATGACTTCGAGATCGCGCTCGCCGGGCAGACCAGCGAAGATGTTGACGCAACGCTCGGCTCAGGCCAGTTCGGCATGGCCGAAGAGACGGGGCGCATCGTCAACGAAGCGATCCGCGCAGGGGCGCGTGACGGCATCGGCATGGGTGAAGCGCTCGGTCGCCAGCTCGACCAGATGAGCGCCGCGCACGCCGCTGCCTCTCTGCTCTGTTCGGCCTACGCGGCGCGGATTCCCGTCACCGTTCACGTCGCCATCGGCACGGACATCGTCGACATCCACCCGAGTGCCGATGGCGCAAGCGTCGGCCAGACCAGCTATCACGATTTCCGGCTGCTCTGCGCCATCGTGCGCGAACTGGACGGCGGCGGCGTCTATTTGAATCTCGGCTCGGCGGTGCTGCTGCCGGAAGTCTTCCTGAAGACGGTGACGGTGGTGCGTAATCTTGGCCACCGGCTCGAAGATTTCAGCACCGCAAACTTCGACTTTCTGCAACAATACCGCCCGCTCACCAACGTCGTCCGCCGCCCTATAGCCGGCAGCGGGCGCGGCTTCGCCTTCACAGGCCATCACGAAATCATGATTCCGCTATTGGCGGCGGCGATTCTTAACGGCTGACGCGCCAGCGCGGCACACGCATGCAATTCCTGTTAGACAAAGCCCAGGCGACATCGCTCTTCGAGCAGGCGCGCGACCAGTTGCTGACGGCGCTACACCTGGGCAGCGTGCGCGGCGGCCAGCGCCTGCCCAGCGTCCGGCAGACCGCGCAGCGCAGCGGCATTAACACCAAGACCGCTTTTGCCATCTATCAGCGGCTGCAACAGGAAGGCTACGTTGAATTGCGCGCAGGGTCGGGGGCTTACGTCGCCGATATAGACCGCGTTGACCTTGACCAGACCTATTGCCTATCGATCCTGCAACTGATCAAAGCCAATCTCGCAGAGGCCAGCCACCTTGAGCTGGACGCCCCGCGCTATCAGGCGCTGGTCGAGCGCTACATCAATCGCTCGCGGCTCGCGGCGACACAGGTGACGGTCGTCGAATGCAACGAGGAGCAGATTCACCTCTTCGCGCATGAGATTTCCAGCCGTTTGCAGGTGCGCGTCTTCCCCGTGCTGCTCTCACAACTGCTGCATGCGGATCGGCGCACGGCACGTGCCCTGGCGCAATCGGACTATTTCCTGACCACTGATTACCACTTCAAACAGGTGCGGGAGATCGCCGGGCGCTACCACAAAAAGCTCTTGCAACTGCGATTAAACGCCGCCTTTCTGAGCGAGCTGGTCAAAGCCGCGCGCCGCGGGCGCGTTCTGATGATCGTATCGAACGCCAATTTCTTCCCGGCTTTCCGGCAGAACTTACTCGGCCTCGGCATCCCGTCGGCGACCCTGGATCACATCCAGGCAGTGGATGGCCATCAGGTCGGAAAGATTCGTGCCGCGCTCGCCGCCTGCCGTTACGTCTACATTTCGCCCATCTGTGACCAGCGCCTCCGCCAACTGGTGCCGCGAGGCGTCAAAGAGGTAAGCATTGAAAGTATGCTGGCTGCCGAATCGCTCGAAGCCATCGAAGCGATCTTGCTATTTCACGGCGAGCCGCCCGCGCCCCGTTAAAGGGGCCTCTCTCATGGAACAGTTTCTGCGTTTCCGCAAATTGTTCCATTTGCCTGGAACAATTCCTCTGCTATGCTTGCGGCGCTTTCTGCTGGTATTGAGCAGCAGGCGTCACCCGCTGGGCGGCTTTGGCCTCGGCGGGTGACGCAGATGGCGTTGACCTTCTAGGGGATTTGGGTAGCTTCCTCGCGCGCCGGTTATGGGTAACCGGCGCGCTTTTTTGTCACTAAAGCGGCAGATCAGGTTCAGATCGAGCGGCGCACGCTTTTAAAAAATGAGCCGAGCACGTCGGATACGGTGTGACTGGTCGCGCCGATCCATAAACCGACCAGCGTAGCGATAAGATAATCACGCTTGACCGAAGCCACGGTCTCCCAGACGCGGGTGAACGCGCCGCTCAAATCGCTCAGGGCGGCGGCCTGGCGGTGCAGATAAAAATCGCGTGCATAGAGGACGACAGCAAAGATGACGGCGACGACGACGATGAAATAGATAACGCGAACCCAGGTGCCGATCAGGATGCTGTGCGACAGGCGCGAGCGGTGCGGCAGGGCGACTTTGTAGGGCCACCACAAGAACCTGAGCGGCCCCCAGCGCGTGTACTGGCGGCTCTGAATGTCGAGATCGGGGCCGAACATCAGCCCGCCAAAAAGCATCGCCGCCGTCGTAATCGCCGCAACGACCCAGTTGCCCGTGAAGTAGTAGGCCGCCGCCGCTGTCGGCGGCACCAGCAGAAAGGTGATGCGGTCATGCGTCCGTCCTGAGGGCATGGAAATCAGTAGGCAGGAAGCAGGAAGCAGGAAGCAGTAGGCAGGAAGCGCCACGTCTTTCGGCTGCCTCCTGCCTCCTGCTTCCTGCTTCCTGCCTACATATCTTCTCCCGTGACGCGCTTGCGGTCGCTTAACTCGGCCAGCCGCGCGGCGTCCCACGACGAGGTGTAGCCGTAACGGTCTCCGGCATAGGCCAGTCCATCGACGCGCGGCGAGTGGCACTGCGGACAGCTTTTGTGCAGGCCGCGAGTATTTGCGCCGCAGCCGGCGCAGATGGTGAACTCCGGGCAGAAGAGCAGGCCCGCGCACGTCGATTGATAAAACGCCTGCGAAATCAACCTGCCCAGATCATCGGCTTCGGGCCGCGCTTCGCCCATCCAGATTTCTGTGGTTGAGTTCACAAAGCCAAAATCGTGGAACGCACCCTCTGTGCGCACGCGGTCAAGGACGGTGACGCCGCTGGTGGCCGCCAGCCGCACGCCATCGGTGT
Proteins encoded:
- the uvrA gene encoding excinuclease ABC subunit UvrA translates to MAIDRITIRGARQHNLKNVSLEIPRNRLTVITGLSGSGKSSLAFDTIYAEGQRRYVESLSAYARQFLDQLEKPDVDAIDGLSPAISIEQKTTTRSPRSTVGTVTEVYDYLRLLFSSIGLPHCPQCGRQISRQSADQIVQQMAHLPEGERVMILAPLVRGRKGEFKKELEKLQRSGFNRARIDGEIRQLDEEIKLDKRRNHTIEVVVDRLLIKAGVQKRLEDSVQIAAKLTDGLVMVSIIDGEERLYSEKMACPECGISIPTIEPRSFSFNSVYGACPACHGLGTRAEIDPAKIVPDPSLPINDQDPFPAEAAISNYLRDVMKTLARQSGLTADHPFAELPQKAQDAFFYGSKERLTLRYGNYEYKAEWKGAIQYLSSRESEFKNEASLSAYESLISQVVCPECEGKRLQPASLGVRVAGRTIADYTALPIAQAARVFQSVKLNDREEKIAGLILREIRARMSFLDTVGLGYLTLDRASATLSGGEGQRIRLATQIGSQLRGVLYVLDEPSIGLHPRDNLKLLDTLEHLRDLGNTVLVVEHDEETIRRADHVVDLGPGAGAHGGEIVAEGTPAEVAANPRSLTGRYISGQTRIPVPKVRRSPNGKAIKVIGARANNLKNIDVTFPLGLFTVVTGVSGSGKSTLVDDILYRSLARKLYRSLLEPGEHRAVTGLENIDKIIEIDQSPIGRTPRSNPATYTGVFTPIRELYAMLPESRERGYKPGRFSFNVKGGRCEACQGDGMKCIEMNFLPDVYVLCDVCRGARYNRETLSVRYKGLSIADLLDTTIEEALPILENIPQIKIKLQTLIDVGLSYIKLGQSATTLSGGEAQRIKLAKELSKRATGRTLYILDEPTTGLHFEDVRKLLDVLHQLVALGNTVLVVEHNLDVIKSADWIIDLGPEGGEDGGRVVAEGAPEEVARIKKSYTGQALRAALNGHSTRKPA
- a CDS encoding metal-binding protein, with the protein product MPSGRTHDRITFLLVPPTAAAAYYFTGNWVVAAITTAAMLFGGLMFGPDLDIQSRQYTRWGPLRFLWWPYKVALPHRSRLSHSILIGTWVRVIYFIVVVAVIFAVVLYARDFYLHRQAAALSDLSGAFTRVWETVASVKRDYLIATLVGLWIGATSHTVSDVLGSFFKSVRRSI
- a CDS encoding D-sedoheptulose 7-phosphate isomerase, with amino-acid sequence MIERIRQIAHESIETKRAFFAAHAGAVARAAEVLTETVRAGGKVLIFGNGGSAADAQHIAAELVNRLNYDRPPIAAIALTTDTSILTSVANDASFTELFERQVRALGRMGDAVIAISTSGNSPNVLRAAEAARELGLKIIALAGRDGGRLAPLADVALVVETASTQRVQETHITIAHILCELIEDALYSQAR
- a CDS encoding GntR family transcriptional regulator, with the protein product MQFLLDKAQATSLFEQARDQLLTALHLGSVRGGQRLPSVRQTAQRSGINTKTAFAIYQRLQQEGYVELRAGSGAYVADIDRVDLDQTYCLSILQLIKANLAEASHLELDAPRYQALVERYINRSRLAATQVTVVECNEEQIHLFAHEISSRLQVRVFPVLLSQLLHADRRTARALAQSDYFLTTDYHFKQVREIAGRYHKKLLQLRLNAAFLSELVKAARRGRVLMIVSNANFFPAFRQNLLGLGIPSATLDHIQAVDGHQVGKIRAALAACRYVYISPICDQRLRQLVPRGVKEVSIESMLAAESLEAIEAILLFHGEPPAPR